From Haloglomus litoreum, the proteins below share one genomic window:
- a CDS encoding sulfatase, with product MSETADSAGAENAGGQADGNVLFVVLDTVRKDHLTPYGHDRPTTPVLEEFAAEARVYENAVAQAPWTLPSHASMFTGLYPSDHAATQEDPYLADDIGTLAQAVRANGHATACYSSNAWITPYTRLTAGFDHQDNFFEVMPGDVLSGTLADLWQRINDNDCLRSVADRLVELGNTVHEYLASGEGADTKTPEVIDRTIEFTDEAEDWFAFINLMDAHLPIYPPDEYREEFAPGVDPEAVCQNSKEYNCGARDISESEFEDIRGLYDAEIRHIDAQLERLFDHLKRTGQWDDTTVVVCADHGELHGEHGLYGHEFCIYDPLVNVPLLVKSPGLEPGRDETTVELLDLYHTTLDAAGATEAAGTPDHGGEAFDATRSLLREEAREFEGGEYGFVEYHRPVVELNQLETKAEEAGIELPEDSRFYSRMRSARRADGKYIRNERIPDEGYRLDADPGETEDVGTDDPVVAEVEATLAEFEAWVGGEWSDVDDDDVLGDMSDDAKSRLQDLGYME from the coding sequence ATGAGCGAGACGGCCGACTCCGCCGGAGCCGAGAACGCGGGCGGCCAGGCGGACGGCAACGTGCTGTTCGTGGTGCTGGACACGGTCCGGAAGGACCACCTGACGCCGTACGGCCACGACCGCCCGACGACGCCGGTGCTGGAGGAGTTCGCCGCGGAGGCCCGCGTCTACGAGAACGCGGTCGCGCAGGCGCCGTGGACGCTCCCCTCCCACGCCTCGATGTTCACGGGGCTGTACCCGAGCGACCACGCCGCCACCCAGGAGGACCCCTACCTCGCGGACGACATCGGGACGCTGGCCCAGGCCGTCCGGGCGAACGGCCACGCCACCGCGTGCTACTCCTCGAACGCCTGGATAACACCGTACACGCGGCTGACGGCGGGCTTCGACCACCAGGACAACTTCTTCGAGGTGATGCCCGGGGACGTCCTCTCGGGCACGCTGGCGGACCTCTGGCAGCGCATCAACGACAACGACTGCCTGCGCTCGGTCGCCGACCGCCTCGTCGAACTCGGCAACACGGTCCACGAGTACCTCGCCAGCGGCGAGGGCGCCGACACGAAGACACCGGAGGTCATCGACCGGACCATCGAGTTCACCGACGAGGCCGAGGACTGGTTCGCGTTCATCAACCTGATGGACGCCCACCTGCCGATCTACCCGCCCGACGAATATCGGGAGGAGTTCGCGCCCGGGGTGGACCCCGAGGCCGTCTGTCAGAACTCGAAGGAGTACAACTGCGGGGCCCGGGACATCTCCGAGTCCGAGTTCGAGGATATCCGCGGGCTGTACGACGCCGAGATCCGCCACATCGACGCCCAGCTGGAGCGCCTGTTCGACCACCTGAAGCGGACGGGCCAGTGGGACGATACCACGGTCGTCGTCTGTGCGGACCACGGTGAGCTCCACGGCGAGCACGGGCTGTACGGCCACGAGTTCTGCATCTACGACCCGCTCGTGAACGTGCCGCTGCTGGTCAAGTCGCCCGGGCTGGAGCCGGGGCGCGACGAGACGACCGTCGAGCTGCTCGACCTCTACCACACGACGCTGGACGCCGCGGGCGCGACGGAGGCGGCCGGGACGCCCGACCACGGCGGCGAGGCGTTCGACGCGACGCGCTCGCTCCTCCGCGAGGAGGCCCGCGAGTTCGAGGGCGGCGAGTACGGCTTCGTCGAGTACCACCGCCCCGTCGTCGAGCTGAACCAGCTGGAGACGAAGGCCGAGGAGGCCGGCATCGAGCTGCCGGAGGACTCGCGGTTCTACTCCCGGATGCGCTCGGCGCGGCGCGCCGACGGGAAGTACATCCGCAACGAGCGCATCCCCGACGAAGGCTACCGCCTCGACGCGGACCCCGGCGAGACCGAGGACGTCGGGACCGACGACCCCGTCGTCGCCGAGGTGGAGGCGACGCTCGCCGAGTTCGAGGCGTGGGTCGGCGGCGAGTGGTCCGACGTCGACGACGACGACGTGCTCGGCGATATGAGCGACGACGCGAAGTCGCGGCTGCAGGACCTCGGGTACATGGAATAA
- a CDS encoding DsbA family oxidoreductase translates to MPDRITVYSDYVCPFCYLGRESLSRYQATREEPLEIDWHPFDLRSNKRRPDGSIDHSVDDGKDEAYFEQAKENVRRLQERYGVEMTLEVAMEVDSLPAQLVSYHVKQQEPYETWLALDEALLAALWRDGRDIGDTDVLVEVATVVGLDGDLVHEALDDDTLRAELTEQFDAAQATGITGVPTFTYEGYAARGAVPPEQLERLVEGA, encoded by the coding sequence CGGCCGCGAGTCGCTCTCGCGCTACCAGGCGACCCGCGAGGAGCCACTGGAGATCGACTGGCACCCGTTCGACCTCCGCTCGAACAAGCGCCGGCCCGACGGGAGCATCGACCACTCCGTCGACGACGGGAAGGACGAGGCGTACTTCGAGCAGGCGAAGGAGAACGTCCGACGGCTGCAGGAGCGCTACGGCGTGGAGATGACGCTCGAGGTCGCGATGGAGGTGGACTCGCTGCCCGCGCAGCTGGTCTCCTACCACGTGAAACAGCAGGAGCCGTACGAGACGTGGCTCGCGTTGGACGAGGCGCTGCTGGCGGCGCTGTGGCGCGACGGCCGCGACATCGGCGATACGGACGTGCTCGTCGAGGTCGCGACGGTCGTGGGCCTCGACGGCGACCTCGTCCACGAGGCGCTCGACGACGACACCCTCCGGGCGGAACTCACCGAGCAGTTCGATGCGGCCCAGGCGACGGGCATCACGGGCGTCCCGACGTTCACCTACGAGGGGTACGCCGCGCGCGGCGCCGTGCCGCCCGAGCAGCTGGAGCGGCTGGTCGAGGGCGCGTAG
- a CDS encoding flavin-containing monooxygenase has protein sequence MPEADTHTGPGDGATDVDAVVVGAGFSGLYMLHRLREQGLDVRVYEKGDGVGGTWYWNRYPGARCDSESHIYCYSFSDEIREQWEWSERYPEQPEILEYLNFVADELDLRRDIAFEREVESATYDEDAATWTVELADGEVVETRFFITGVGCLSEPFRPEFDGLEEFEGEQYHTARWPEEGVDLAGKRVGVIGTGSTGIQFISETGGTAGHLTVFQRTPNYAVPARNRPLEDEEYAEIRANYDDIWKRARDSRLGMPFEHDHYSAASLSEAEIRETLEERWQQGGFRFLHAFEPGHVLTNAEVNAVISEFIRERIREKIDDPDLAEKLVPTDHPYGAKRPPMDYNDYYRTYNRDDVSLVDVSDDGEPIERVTARGIKTTANEYELDVLVFATGFDAMTGAILAMDIEGRDGLTLEEAWSAGPRTYLGLMSRGFPNLFTITGPQSPSVLTNMPLSIEQHVEWIADCIAYMDEHGYDAIEPTEASQERWVTNTNMLADNMLFSEADSWYRGDNVPGKTEVFTPFPGGLDMYRDICDRVARDDYDGFEFARAADAATVER, from the coding sequence ATGCCTGAGGCGGACACGCACACAGGACCGGGAGACGGAGCCACAGACGTCGACGCCGTCGTCGTCGGCGCGGGGTTCTCGGGACTGTACATGCTCCATCGCCTGCGCGAGCAGGGCCTGGACGTGCGCGTCTACGAGAAGGGCGACGGCGTCGGTGGGACGTGGTACTGGAACCGGTATCCGGGCGCGCGTTGCGACAGCGAGAGCCACATCTACTGCTACTCCTTCTCCGACGAGATCCGCGAGCAGTGGGAGTGGAGCGAGCGCTACCCCGAGCAGCCCGAGATCCTCGAGTACCTGAACTTCGTCGCCGACGAGCTGGACCTGCGCCGGGACATCGCGTTCGAGCGCGAGGTCGAATCCGCCACCTACGACGAGGACGCGGCCACCTGGACCGTCGAGCTGGCCGACGGCGAGGTCGTCGAGACGCGCTTCTTCATCACCGGCGTGGGCTGTCTCTCCGAGCCGTTCCGACCCGAGTTCGACGGGCTCGAGGAGTTCGAGGGCGAGCAGTACCACACCGCCCGCTGGCCGGAGGAGGGCGTCGACCTCGCCGGCAAGCGCGTCGGCGTCATCGGCACCGGGTCGACGGGCATCCAGTTCATCTCCGAGACCGGCGGCACCGCCGGGCATCTCACCGTCTTCCAGCGGACGCCGAACTACGCCGTCCCGGCGCGCAACCGGCCGCTGGAGGACGAGGAGTACGCGGAGATCCGCGCGAACTACGACGACATCTGGAAGCGGGCCCGCGACTCCCGGCTGGGGATGCCGTTCGAGCACGACCACTACTCGGCGGCCTCGCTGTCGGAGGCCGAGATCCGCGAGACGCTGGAGGAGCGGTGGCAGCAGGGCGGCTTCCGGTTCCTCCACGCGTTCGAGCCGGGCCACGTCCTCACGAACGCCGAGGTGAACGCGGTCATCTCGGAGTTCATCCGCGAGAGGATCCGCGAGAAGATCGACGACCCCGACCTCGCCGAGAAGCTCGTCCCGACGGACCACCCGTACGGCGCGAAGCGGCCGCCGATGGACTACAACGACTACTACCGGACGTACAACCGCGACGACGTCTCGCTCGTGGACGTCAGCGACGACGGCGAACCCATCGAGCGCGTGACAGCCCGGGGCATCAAGACGACCGCGAACGAGTACGAACTCGACGTGCTCGTCTTCGCGACGGGGTTCGACGCCATGACGGGCGCCATCCTGGCGATGGACATCGAGGGGCGCGACGGCCTGACCCTGGAGGAGGCGTGGTCGGCGGGGCCCCGGACCTACCTCGGGCTGATGAGCCGTGGCTTCCCGAACCTGTTCACCATCACCGGGCCCCAGTCCCCGTCGGTGCTGACGAACATGCCGCTCTCCATCGAGCAGCACGTCGAGTGGATCGCCGACTGCATCGCCTACATGGACGAGCACGGGTACGACGCCATCGAGCCGACCGAGGCGTCCCAGGAGCGGTGGGTCACGAACACGAACATGCTGGCCGACAACATGCTGTTCTCGGAGGCCGACTCCTGGTACCGGGGCGACAACGTCCCAGGGAAGACCGAGGTGTTCACGCCGTTCCCCGGCGGGCTGGACATGTACCGCGACATCTGCGACCGGGTCGCCCGGGACGACTACGACGGCTTCGAGTTCGCCCGGGCGGCCGACGCAGCGACGGTCGAGCGGTAG
- a CDS encoding lysylphosphatidylglycerol synthase transmembrane domain-containing protein, protein MSDGRQFVEFATRETLAKTGVGFLVAIAFLYLVTVGLGVEEVSQALAGAEYEWVVLGCLSTALCLASWGKAWQVVLAVVGIDVPYRKLVVTYFAATFANYVTPLGQAGGEPFIAYVLSRDTDASYEDSLASVVTADLLNLLPFFSFAAVGLGVLLTRPSLPAATRPLAFGLFGMAVGIPVVTGAGWFWREQVRSGLLRLVAPVARRTDRVSVDGVADRIDDLYAAFGRVAQDPGALVKAVGFAYVGWVFFAFPLYCAGQALGVDISPLTVLFVVPASTLAGMVPTPGGLGGVEAALVALLVAVAIESAAVALAIALVYRVVSYWFALGVGGTAALTVVKRA, encoded by the coding sequence ATGAGCGACGGCCGGCAGTTCGTCGAGTTCGCCACCCGCGAGACGCTGGCGAAGACCGGCGTCGGCTTCCTGGTGGCCATCGCCTTCCTCTACCTCGTGACCGTCGGGCTCGGCGTGGAGGAGGTCTCGCAGGCGCTGGCCGGCGCCGAGTACGAGTGGGTGGTGCTGGGCTGTCTCTCGACGGCGCTCTGTCTGGCCTCGTGGGGGAAGGCCTGGCAGGTCGTCCTCGCGGTGGTCGGCATCGACGTGCCGTACCGGAAACTGGTGGTGACCTACTTCGCGGCCACGTTCGCCAACTACGTCACGCCGCTGGGGCAGGCCGGCGGCGAACCGTTCATCGCGTACGTCCTCTCGCGGGACACGGACGCGAGCTACGAGGACTCGCTGGCGTCGGTCGTCACCGCCGACCTGCTGAACCTGCTGCCGTTCTTCAGCTTCGCGGCCGTCGGGCTGGGCGTGCTGTTGACCCGGCCGTCGCTGCCCGCCGCGACGCGGCCGCTCGCCTTCGGCCTGTTCGGGATGGCCGTCGGCATCCCCGTCGTCACGGGCGCGGGGTGGTTCTGGCGCGAGCAGGTGCGGAGCGGCCTCCTCCGGCTGGTCGCGCCGGTCGCGAGGCGGACCGACCGCGTCAGCGTCGACGGCGTCGCCGACCGCATCGACGACCTCTACGCCGCGTTCGGCCGGGTCGCGCAGGACCCGGGCGCGCTGGTGAAGGCCGTCGGATTCGCCTACGTCGGCTGGGTGTTCTTCGCCTTCCCGCTGTACTGTGCCGGGCAGGCGCTCGGCGTCGACATCAGCCCGCTGACGGTGCTGTTCGTCGTCCCGGCCTCGACGCTGGCGGGGATGGTCCCCACGCCCGGTGGGCTGGGCGGCGTCGAGGCCGCCCTCGTGGCGCTGCTGGTCGCCGTGGCCATCGAGTCGGCCGCCGTCGCGCTCGCCATCGCGCTGGTCTACCGGGTCGTCTCGTACTGGTTCGCGCTCGGCGTCGGCGGGACGGCGGCGCTGACGGTCGTGAAGCGCGCCTGA
- a CDS encoding thioredoxin family protein — translation MSDAATADRPTNLADEADLDAFLAANDRALIEFYTEGCSICASMEPVLGNVARATDVAVGLVNPRDDPPLVERFAVQSVPLLVYFEDGEPVRRLAEGFVGADDVLAFVDADT, via the coding sequence ATGAGCGACGCCGCGACCGCCGACCGTCCGACGAACCTCGCCGACGAGGCCGACCTCGACGCCTTCCTCGCCGCCAACGACCGCGCCCTCATCGAGTTCTACACGGAGGGCTGTTCGATCTGCGCGTCGATGGAGCCCGTCCTCGGCAACGTCGCCCGCGCGACCGACGTGGCCGTCGGCCTCGTCAACCCCCGCGACGACCCGCCGCTGGTCGAGCGGTTCGCCGTCCAGAGCGTTCCGCTCCTGGTCTACTTCGAGGACGGCGAGCCGGTCCGGCGGCTCGCCGAGGGGTTCGTCGGCGCCGACGACGTCCTGGCGTTCGTCGACGCGGACACCTGA
- a CDS encoding CPBP family intramembrane glutamic endopeptidase, giving the protein MSSDRPTSLARLLDRVVRLGWNHTERRLRLPFRLVLALVVAVLVSRVVSVGIGLLTDNYRGGVLAGAFPGADLGTVLRVVSSLSAALGIAVIVAVAGVALDRRRLPDFGFHVDRSWWADCAFGTALGVALMAGIFLVGYAAGWFRVVGTAFAEPGFSFLGLVAGYLVVFAAVSLTEELMVRGYLLTNLAEGLRVGPVTGRVALGLAVLCTSGLFGWLHAGNPNATLVSTATIALAGIFLAAGYALTGELAVPLGLHFSWNYAQGVLFGFPVSGLRVGVALVRTRETGPDLVTGGRFGPEAGLLGVVAILLGIAAIAGWVRLRSGDLGLAEAVWTPELRWRER; this is encoded by the coding sequence GTGTCCTCCGACCGCCCCACGTCGCTCGCCCGGCTCCTCGACCGGGTGGTCCGGCTCGGCTGGAATCACACGGAGCGCCGGCTCCGCCTGCCGTTCCGGCTCGTCCTCGCGCTCGTCGTCGCGGTGCTCGTCTCCCGCGTCGTGAGCGTCGGCATCGGCCTCCTCACGGACAACTACCGCGGCGGCGTCCTGGCGGGCGCGTTCCCGGGCGCCGACCTCGGGACGGTGCTCCGCGTCGTCAGTTCGCTGTCCGCGGCGCTCGGCATCGCCGTCATCGTCGCCGTCGCCGGGGTCGCGCTCGACCGCCGCCGGCTCCCCGACTTCGGCTTCCACGTCGACCGCTCGTGGTGGGCCGACTGTGCCTTCGGGACCGCGCTCGGCGTGGCGCTGATGGCCGGCATCTTCCTCGTCGGCTACGCGGCGGGCTGGTTCCGCGTCGTCGGGACCGCCTTCGCCGAGCCCGGGTTCTCCTTCCTCGGGCTGGTCGCCGGCTATCTCGTCGTCTTCGCCGCCGTCTCGCTGACGGAGGAGCTGATGGTCCGGGGGTACCTGCTGACGAACCTCGCGGAGGGGCTCCGGGTCGGCCCGGTCACCGGCCGCGTCGCGCTCGGTCTCGCCGTCCTCTGCACGTCGGGCCTGTTCGGCTGGCTCCACGCGGGCAACCCGAACGCGACGCTCGTGAGCACGGCCACCATCGCGCTCGCCGGGATCTTCCTCGCGGCGGGCTACGCGCTGACGGGTGAACTCGCGGTCCCACTGGGCCTGCACTTCTCGTGGAACTACGCCCAGGGCGTGCTGTTCGGCTTCCCGGTCAGCGGCCTCCGCGTTGGCGTCGCGCTCGTCCGCACGCGTGAGACGGGCCCGGACCTGGTGACGGGCGGGCGCTTCGGCCCGGAGGCGGGGCTGCTGGGTGTGGTCGCCATCCTGCTCGGTATCGCGGCCATCGCGGGCTGGGTCCGGTTGCGGAGCGGCGACCTGGGGCTGGCCGAGGCCGTGTGGACGCCGGAGCTACGGTGGCGCGAGCGCTGA